Proteins from a genomic interval of Papaver somniferum cultivar HN1 chromosome 4, ASM357369v1, whole genome shotgun sequence:
- the LOC113275049 gene encoding K(+) efflux antiporter 5-like isoform X2 gives MGKSNMRMMIGVIILITFCIYVNGRTDKETRERFYGNLSMTASPPNSDEGSIAKIFNNVLDKEFSDSDQPEEPDANSFNNSVADQQAVLETVAKITHDKPKKNDTQEKNATRSFQFQDVFSLENENSDDMTTLIDKKDNVFVMSNKKSKYPVLQVDLRLISDLVVVIVSATIGGIVFSCLGQPVIVGYLLAGSLIGPGGLSFISELVQVETVAQFGVVFLLFALGLEFSLTKLKVVGPVAVLGGLLQVIIFMFLCSTIALVCGAQLSEGVFVGAFLSMSSTAVVLKFLVDKNNNNALHGQVTIGTLIFQDCAVGLLFALLPVLGGNSGIFQGIMSMAKLLLLLSIFLAVASILSWSFVPRFLKLMVQLSSQTNELYQLAAVAFCLLSAWCSDKLGLSLELGSFVAGVMISTTDFAQHTLDQVEPIRNLFAALFLASIGMLINVHFLWNHVDILLASVILVVVIKTTVVTMVTKAFGYNIKTSMLVGVLLAQIGEFAFVLLSRASNIHLVEGKMYLLLLGTTAFSLVTTPLMFKLIPALMHLGVLMHWFPAESTQNEHILAGRTTSIEVTHALDILAKPNSPKVRQQTHQPERSRGLP, from the exons ATGGGGAAATCAAATATGAGAATGATGATAGGTGTGATTATATTGATAACATTTTGTATATATGTTAATGGAAGAACAGATAAAGAAACAAGAGAAAGATTTTATGGGAATTTATCAATGACTGCTTCACCACCTAATTCTGATGAAGGAAGTATTGCTAAGATCTTTAATAATGTTCTTGATAAAGAGTTTTCTGATAGTGATCAACCTGAAG AACCTGATGCAAACAGCTTCAACAACAGTGTAGCAGATCAACAA GCTGTGTTGGAGACTGTAGCAAAGATTACCCATGACAAGCCCAAGAAAAATGATACTCAAGAGAAGAA TGCCACTAGATCTTTCCAGTTTCAAGATGTTTTTTcgttggaaaatgaaaattctgATGACATGACGACCTTAATTGATAAAAAG GATAATGTTTTCGTGATGTCCAACAAGAAATCGAAGTATCCAGTTCTTCAAGTTGATTTAAG GTTGATTTCAGACTTGGTGGTTGTAATTGTTTCTGCTACAATTGGTGGAATTGTATTTTCCTGTTTGGGACAACCG GTTATCGTCGGTTATCTGCTTGCGGGATCTCTAATTGGACCAGGAGGTTTGAGTTTTATCAGTGAACTTGTCCAG GTTGAAACTGTTGCTCAGTTTGGTGTTgtctttcttctttttgcattAGGCCTTGAGTTCTCCTTAACAAAG TTAAAAGTTGTTGGGCCTGTTGCTGTTCTAGGAGGGCTACTCCAAGTAATCATATTTATGTTCTTATGCAGCACAATTGCCCTG GTGTGTGGTGCACAATTATCAGAGGGTGTGTTTGTCGGTGCCTTCTTATCAATGTCATCAACTGCAGTG GTTCTGAAGTTTTTGGTTGATAAGAACAATAACAACGCTCTTCATGGTCAAGTAACTATTGGAACACTAATTTTTCAG GATTGTGCAGTTGGTTTACTCTTCGCCCTACTTCCAGTTTTGGGTGGTAATAGTGGCATTTTTCAAGGAATAATGTCCATGGCAAAGCT GTTACTTCTTTTGTCCATCTTCCTAGCTGTTGCGTCTATATTGTCCTGGTCCTTTGTTCCTCGCTTCTTGAAGCTAATGGTACAATTATCATCGCAA ACAAATGAACTCTATCAGCTTGCTGCTGTGGCTTTCTGCCTATTGTCAGCTTGG TGTAGTGATAAACTGGGGTTGAGTCTTGAGTTGGGATCATTTGTAGCTGGCGTTATGATATCTACCACTGACTTTGCCCAACACACTTTAGACCAG GTGGAACCAATTCGCAATTTGTTTGCCGCTCTTTTCCTTGCTAGTATTGGAATGCTCATAAATGTCCACTTCTTGTGGAACCATGTTGATATTTTACTTGCGTCCGTGATTCTGGTTGTAGTCATTAAGACCACTGTGGTCACGATGGTGACTAAAGCATTTGGATACAATATCAAGACATCAATGCTT GTGGGTGTGCTTCTGGCGCAAATTGGAGAATTTGCCTTTGTTCTTTTAAGTCGTGCCTCTAATATTCACCTTGTTGAG GGAAAAATGTATCTTCTTCTCCTGGGAACAACAGCTTTCAGTCTG GTAACCACTCCTCTCATGTTCAAGTTGATACCTGCTCTGATGCATCTGGGTGTTCTCATGCACTGGTTTCCTGCAGAAAGCACACAGAATGAG CATATACTGGCTGGTCGTACAACTTCAATCGAAGTAACACATGCTTTGGATATACTTGCAAAGCCAAACAGTCCGAAAGTCCGACAGCAAACTCATCAACCA GAGAGGAGTAGAGGACTTCCATGA
- the LOC113272266 gene encoding serine/threonine-protein kinase fray2-like, translating to MEKHQKYPLGAEHYNLFEEIGSGATATIYRAVCIPTQETVAIKVLDFEKENTELCKIAHEAQTMTLMDQPNLLKAHCSFVTDHYLWVVMPFMAASCQHIMNTAFPDGFEEAVIATILREVLKGLVNIHQHGDIHRDVKAGNILMDSRGAIKLCDFGASASLFDEGKRLHGRNTFTGTFCWMAPEVMEEEEYDFKADIWSFGITALELAHGHAPYSEFPSMKILMKIIRDAPPSLDHSEKDKKFSKSFRKMIEKCLVKDPRKRLSAQELLKHPFFKKARSSEYITRTLLKELPSLGHSTKESKIKQDMVIQKKLAEVERGDIGRYKKGFSGWNFDVEAIKTQASQLPDDGELTPLLEWLIEYRYSVF from the coding sequence ATGGAAAAGCATCAGAAGTACCCTTTAGGAGCGGAGCATTACAATCTGTTTGAAGAAATAGGTAGCGGAGCTACTGCAACAATTTATCGTGCAGTTTGTATTCCAACACAAGAAACTGTTGCAATCAAAGTGTTGGATTTCGAAAAGGAGAACACTGAATTGTGTAAAATCGCTCATGAAGCACAGACCATGACTTTGATGGATCAGCCAAATCTCTTGAAGGCTCACTGTTCGTTCGTCACAGATCATTATCTGTGGGTTGTTATGCCATTCATGGCTGCTTCATGTCAACATATCATGAATACAGCTTTTCCAGATGGATTCGAAGAGGCTGTGATCGCTACGATTTTACGTGAAGTTTTGAAAGGATTAGTGAACATACACCAGCATGGGGACATACATCGAGATGTGAAGGCAGGCAATATTTTAATGGATTCACGCGGTGCAATAAAGCTTTGTGATTTTGGTGCTTCCGCAAGCCTTTTTGATGAGGGGAAGAGGCTACATGGAAGAAACACTTTTACGGGAACTTTCTGCTGGATGGCACCTGAGGTTATGGAGGAAGAAGAATACGACTTTAAGGCTGACATCTGGTCTTTTGGTATAACAGCGTTGGAACTTGCTCATGGGCATGCCCCGTACTCTGAATTTCCTTCGATGAAGATTCTTATGAAGATTATACGAGATGCACCGCCTAGTCTTGATCATAGCGAAAAGGACAAGAAGTTCTCAAAGTCTTTCCGAAAAATGATCGAGAAGTGTTTGGTGAAAGACCCTCGTAAGCGTCTTTCAGCACAAGAATTATTAAAGCATCCCTTCTTCAAGAAAGCTCGGTCCAGTGAGTATATTACACGCACACTGCTGAAAGAGCTACCTAGTCTGGGGCATTCCACTAAAGAATCAAAGATAAAACAGGACATGGTTATACAGAAGAAATTGGCAGAAGTGGAAAGGGGAGATATAGGACGGTACAAAAAAGGGTTCAGCGGTTGGAATTTCGACGTTGAAGCTATAAAGACACAGGCTTCACAGCTTCCGGATGATGGAGAATTGACCCCTCTGCTCGAGTGGCTGATTGAATACAGATACAGTGTATTTTAA
- the LOC113275049 gene encoding K(+) efflux antiporter 5-like isoform X1, which produces MGKSNMRMMIGVIILITFCIYVNGRTDKETRERFYGNLSMTASPPNSDEGSIAKIFNNVLDKEFSDSDQPEEPDANSFNNSVADQQAVLETVAKITHDKPKKNDTQEKNATRSFQFQDVFSLENENSDDMTTLIDKKDNVFVMSNKKSKYPVLQVDLRLISDLVVVIVSATIGGIVFSCLGQPVIVGYLLAGSLIGPGGLSFISELVQVETVAQFGVVFLLFALGLEFSLTKLKVVGPVAVLGGLLQVIIFMFLCSTIALVCGAQLSEGVFVGAFLSMSSTAVVLKFLVDKNNNNALHGQVTIGTLIFQDCAVGLLFALLPVLGGNSGIFQGIMSMAKLLLLLSIFLAVASILSWSFVPRFLKLMVQLSSQTNELYQLAAVAFCLLSAWCSDKLGLSLELGSFVAGVMISTTDFAQHTLDQVEPIRNLFAALFLASIGMLINVHFLWNHVDILLASVILVVVIKTTVVTMVTKAFGYNIKTSMLVGVLLAQIGEFAFVLLSRASNIHLVEGKMYLLLLGTTAFSLVTTPLMFKLIPALMHLGVLMHWFPAESTQNEHILAGRTTSIEVTHALDILAKPNSPKVRQQTHQPQERSRGLP; this is translated from the exons ATGGGGAAATCAAATATGAGAATGATGATAGGTGTGATTATATTGATAACATTTTGTATATATGTTAATGGAAGAACAGATAAAGAAACAAGAGAAAGATTTTATGGGAATTTATCAATGACTGCTTCACCACCTAATTCTGATGAAGGAAGTATTGCTAAGATCTTTAATAATGTTCTTGATAAAGAGTTTTCTGATAGTGATCAACCTGAAG AACCTGATGCAAACAGCTTCAACAACAGTGTAGCAGATCAACAA GCTGTGTTGGAGACTGTAGCAAAGATTACCCATGACAAGCCCAAGAAAAATGATACTCAAGAGAAGAA TGCCACTAGATCTTTCCAGTTTCAAGATGTTTTTTcgttggaaaatgaaaattctgATGACATGACGACCTTAATTGATAAAAAG GATAATGTTTTCGTGATGTCCAACAAGAAATCGAAGTATCCAGTTCTTCAAGTTGATTTAAG GTTGATTTCAGACTTGGTGGTTGTAATTGTTTCTGCTACAATTGGTGGAATTGTATTTTCCTGTTTGGGACAACCG GTTATCGTCGGTTATCTGCTTGCGGGATCTCTAATTGGACCAGGAGGTTTGAGTTTTATCAGTGAACTTGTCCAG GTTGAAACTGTTGCTCAGTTTGGTGTTgtctttcttctttttgcattAGGCCTTGAGTTCTCCTTAACAAAG TTAAAAGTTGTTGGGCCTGTTGCTGTTCTAGGAGGGCTACTCCAAGTAATCATATTTATGTTCTTATGCAGCACAATTGCCCTG GTGTGTGGTGCACAATTATCAGAGGGTGTGTTTGTCGGTGCCTTCTTATCAATGTCATCAACTGCAGTG GTTCTGAAGTTTTTGGTTGATAAGAACAATAACAACGCTCTTCATGGTCAAGTAACTATTGGAACACTAATTTTTCAG GATTGTGCAGTTGGTTTACTCTTCGCCCTACTTCCAGTTTTGGGTGGTAATAGTGGCATTTTTCAAGGAATAATGTCCATGGCAAAGCT GTTACTTCTTTTGTCCATCTTCCTAGCTGTTGCGTCTATATTGTCCTGGTCCTTTGTTCCTCGCTTCTTGAAGCTAATGGTACAATTATCATCGCAA ACAAATGAACTCTATCAGCTTGCTGCTGTGGCTTTCTGCCTATTGTCAGCTTGG TGTAGTGATAAACTGGGGTTGAGTCTTGAGTTGGGATCATTTGTAGCTGGCGTTATGATATCTACCACTGACTTTGCCCAACACACTTTAGACCAG GTGGAACCAATTCGCAATTTGTTTGCCGCTCTTTTCCTTGCTAGTATTGGAATGCTCATAAATGTCCACTTCTTGTGGAACCATGTTGATATTTTACTTGCGTCCGTGATTCTGGTTGTAGTCATTAAGACCACTGTGGTCACGATGGTGACTAAAGCATTTGGATACAATATCAAGACATCAATGCTT GTGGGTGTGCTTCTGGCGCAAATTGGAGAATTTGCCTTTGTTCTTTTAAGTCGTGCCTCTAATATTCACCTTGTTGAG GGAAAAATGTATCTTCTTCTCCTGGGAACAACAGCTTTCAGTCTG GTAACCACTCCTCTCATGTTCAAGTTGATACCTGCTCTGATGCATCTGGGTGTTCTCATGCACTGGTTTCCTGCAGAAAGCACACAGAATGAG CATATACTGGCTGGTCGTACAACTTCAATCGAAGTAACACATGCTTTGGATATACTTGCAAAGCCAAACAGTCCGAAAGTCCGACAGCAAACTCATCAACCA CAGGAGAGGAGTAGAGGACTTCCATGA
- the LOC113273680 gene encoding 11S globulin subunit beta-like: MATKSYLFSLGLCILLLHGCVAQIEQQGGGWQSQQQQRQPQRRYQAGQSQCQIQSLNAQEPNRRFESEAGVTEFWDQTNEQFDCAGVSATRHIIQPRGLLLPSFDNAPRLMYIVQGRGMTGALIPGCPETFHSIQQTQRLRERGQQQRSRDQHQKIRQIQQGDIVALPTGVAHWCYNEGETPLVMVVVHDTSNNANQLDRNLRKFQLAGSQQSQTGTAYQQQQQQQRRGQQEIPTNNIFNGFNVETLAEAFGVSTETARKLQGQDDQRGNIVFVQEGLQVIRPQRGEEEESEEQYPVTNGVEETICSMRLKQNIANPTRADIYSEKGGRITSLNSQKLPILNFIQMSAERGVLYQNALVAPHWHLNAHSVIYVTRGNARVQVVGNAGRQVFNGQLNQGQILVVPQNFAVVKQAGNEGFEWVAFKTNDNAMMSPLVGKTSALRAMPADVLMNAYQISREEANRLKNNRREETMILTPGLSSQVRLALKSETVSN; this comes from the exons ATGGCGACAAAGTCCTATTTGTTTTCTCTCGGTCTTTGCATCCTTCTCTTGCATGGTTGTGTAGCTCAGATAGAGCAACAAGGAGGAGGATGGCAAAGCCAGCAGCAGCAACGACAGCCACAACGTCGATACCAAGCAGGTCAAAGCCAATGTCAAATCCAGAGCTTAAATGCTCAAGAACCTAACCGCAGATTTGAGTCAGAGGCAGGTGTAACTGAGTTTTGGGATCAGACAAATGAACAATTCGACTGCGCCGGTGTATCTGCTACTCGGCACATTATCCAGCCTAGAGGACTTCTTTTACCTTCTTTTGACAATGCACCAAGACTGATGTACATAGTTCAAG GTAGGGGAATGACTGGAGCACTCATTCCTGGATGCCCTGAAACATTCCACTCGATACAGCAAACTCAACGATTGAGAGAAAGAGGACAGCAACAGAGATCCAGAGACCAGCACCAAAAGATTCGCCAGATCCAACAAGGAGACATCGTGGCTTTGCCAACCGGTGTAGCACATTGGTGCTACAACGAGGGTGAAACCCCACTTGTCATGGTTGTTGTTCATGACACCAGTAACAATGCTAACCAGCTTGACCGTAACCTCAGG AAATTCCAACTGGCCGGAAGCCAGCAATCACAGACTGGGACGGcgtaccaacaacaacaacagcagcaacgtAGAGGGCAGCAAGAGATCCCAACAAACAACATTTTCAATGGATTCAACGTTGAGACTTTGGCTGAGGCTTTTGGTGTGAGTACTGAGACAGCTAGAAAACTACAAGGACAAGATGACCAGAGAGGTAACATAGTCTTCGTTCAAGAAGGACTTCAAGTGATTAGGCCACAGAGGGGAGAAGAAGAGGAGAGTGAAGAGCAATACCCAGTAACTAATGGAGTAGAAGAGACTATCTGTAGCATGAGACTCAAGCAAAACATAGCCAACCCAACTCGCGCTGATATTTACTCTGAAAAGGGtggaagaatcactagccttaacAGCCAAAAGTTACCCATCCTTAACTTCATCCAAATGAGTGCTGAGAGAGGTGTTCTTTACCAGAATGCACTAGTGGCACCACACTGGCACTTAAACGCCCACAGTGTGATTTACGTTACAAGAGGAAATGCAAGAGTTCAGGTTGTAGGCAACGCCGGTCGTCAAGTCTTCAATGGACAACTCAATCAAGGACAAATTTTGGTTGTTCCTCAGAACTTTGCAGTGGTGAAACAAGCTGGAAATGAAGGATTTGAATGGGTAGCTTTCAAGACTAACGACAATGCAATGATGAGCCCACTAGTTGGAAAGACTTCTGCTTTGAGAGCAATGCCTGCAGATGTGCTAATGAATGCTTATCAAATCTCAAGGGAAGAAGCTAACAGGTTGAAGAATAACAGAAGAGAAGAGACCATGATACTTACTCCAGGACTTAGCTCGCAGGTTAGACTTGCGCTCAAGTCTGAGACCGTGAGTAATTAA
- the LOC113275050 gene encoding argininosuccinate synthase, chloroplastic-like, protein MAQLRAISSSSSTNFVFNGASKPESALGRNQICYSNKFSSVSSGFNGNALVHNNLNLTRASNNKAIQAVAASEKGVDVSVSPKTGGGLRGKLNKVVLAYSGGLDTSVIVPWLRENYGCEVVCFTADVGQGIKELDGLEAKAKGSGACQLVVKDLQEEFVKDYIFPCLRAGAIYERKYLLGTSMARPVIAKAMVDVAKEVGADAVSHGCTGKGNDQVRFELTFFALNPELNVVAPWREWEITGREDAIEYAKKHNIPIPVTKKSIYSRDRNLWHLSHEGDILEDPANEPTKDMYMMSVDPEDAPDQPEYVEIGIVSGIPVSVNGKELSPASLLSQLNETGGRHGIGRIDMVENRLVGMKSRGVYETPGGTILFSAVRELESLTLDRETIQVKDQLALKYAELVYAGRWFDPLRESMDEFMKKITETTTGSVTLKLYKGSVTVTGRTSPYSLYRQDISSFESGQIYDQADAAGFIKLYGLPMRVRAMLEKGI, encoded by the exons ATGGCTCAGTTACGTGCtatttcatcttcttcctctaccaATTTCGTCTTCAATGGAGCTAGCAAACCAG AATCAGCTTTAGGTCGTAATCAAATATGCTATTCGAACAAGTTTTCATCGGTGTCAAGTGGGTTTAATGGGAATGCCCTAGTTCACAACAATCTCAACCTCACTCGAGCTTCCAATAACAAAG CTATTCAGGCGGTTGCGGCAAGTGAAAAGGGGGTTGATGTTTCTGTGTCTCCAAAGACTGGTGGTGGTCTGCGTGGAAAGTTGAATAAAGTGGTTTTAGCTTATAGTGGTGGTTTGGATACCTCAGTTATTGTCCCATGGCTAAG GGAGAACTACGGTTGCGAAGTTGTTTGCTTCACTGCCGATGTTGGACAA GGTATCAAGGAATTGGATGGATTGGAAGCAAAAGCTAAAGGAAGTGGAGCTTGCCAATTAGTTGTCAAGGATTTACAGGAAGAGTTTGTCAAAGATTACATATTTCCTTGCTTGCGAGCTGGTGCCATCTACGAAAGGAAGTATTTGCTGGGAACTTCTATGGCGCGCCCTGTTATTGCTAAG GCAATGGTTGATGTTGCTAAAGAAGTTGGAGCTGACGCTGTTTCACATGGGTGCACAGGGAAGGGAAATGATCAG GTTCGATTTGAACTCACCTTTTTTGCTCTGAATCCTGAACTCAACGTTGTAGCTCCATGGAGAGAGTGGGAAATTACAGGACGCGAAGATGCTATCGAGTATGCTAAGAAACACAATATACCTATTCCAGTGACCAAAAAATCTATCTACAGCAGAGACCGGAACCTGTGGCACCTTAGTCATGAG GGAGATATTCTGGAAGATCCAGCGAATGAACCAACGAAGGATATGTACATGATGTCAGTTGACCCTGAAGATGCACCCGACCAGCCTGA ATACGTTGAAATTGGAATAGTTTCCGGAATCCCCGTCTCAGTAAATGGGAAAGAGCTCTCTCCAGCATCGCTCCTCTCACAGCTCAATGAAACTGGTGGGAGACATGGAATTGGCCGAATCGATATGGTTGAGAACCGTCTTGTGGGAATGAAAAGCCGTGGTGTATATGAGACGCCTGGTGGAACCATCCTCTTCTCTGCTGTCAGAGAGCTAGAGTCATTAACACTTGACCGTGAGACAATTCAGGTGAAAGACCAACTTGCCTTAAAATATGCAGAGCTAGTTTACGCAGGAAGGTGGTTCGATCCACTCCGCGAATCAATGGACGAATTCATGAAGAAAATTACAGAGACCACAACAGGATCTGTGACTCTAAAACTATACAAAGGATCGGTCACTGTAACAGGCAGAACAAGCCCATACAGCTTGTACAGGCAAGATATATCATCATTCGAGAGCGGGCAGATTTATGATCAGGCAGATGCTGCTGGGTTCATTAAGCTCTACGGTCTTCCAATGAGAGTTCGAGCTATGCTTGAGAAGGGTATCTGA